The Treponema succinifaciens DSM 2489 region TTATAGGACTTGTATCTGACGGAAACGTTCACTCCCACATCGACCACCTCAAGGCGATGATTGAAGAGGCGAACAAGGAAGGAGTAAAGAAAATCCGCGTGCACGCATTGCTTGACGGACGCGACGTTGACCCTACTTCCGCACTGAACTACATCACACCGCTTGAAGAATTCCTTGCGGGCTTTGCAGGCTGCGACTATCAGATTGCCTCCGGCGGCGGACGTATGTACATGACAATGGACCGCTACAACGCTGACTGGAGCATGGTTGAGCGCGGATGGAAGGCGCACGTTCTGGGCGAAGGACGTATGTTCGACTCTGCGACAAAGGCAATCGAAACCTACCGCACCGAAGTCCCGGGCGTTCTTGACCAGGATATGCACGAGTTCGTAATCGCAAAGGACGGAAAGCCAGTCGGAACAATCAACGACGGCGACAGCGTAATCTACTTCAACTTCCGCGGAGACCGTGCCCTAGAGATGACACGCGCGTTTGAAACACCGGCAGGAGGCGAGCTTCCGTTTGACAGAAAGCGTGTTCCGGCCGTTGAGTATGCCGGTATGATGGAATACGACGGAGACGCGCACATTCCTGCCCAGTATCTTGTGAATCCTCCGAGCATTGACCGCACAATGGGCGAATACCTCACAAAGACAGGTGTTCACCTCATGGCGATTTCCGAGACCCAGAAGTACGGACACGTTACATACTTCTTCAACGGAAACAAGCAGGGCAAGTTCGACGAAAAGCTTGAGGACTATGTTGAAGTTCCAAGCGATGTTGTTCCGTTCGAGCAGCGTCCTTGGATGAAATGCGCTGAAATCACCGACAAGGTTATTGAGGCAATCAAGAGCGGAAAGTACGACCACATCAGACTGAACTACCCGAACGGAGACATGGTCGGACACACTGGCGTATTCAACGCGGTGGTCTGCTCAATGGAAGGCATGGACCTTCAGCTTGGAAGATTGAAGGCGGCAATCGAGGAAGCCGGTGGAATCATGTGCATCACGGCTGACCACGGAAACTCAGACGATATGTACGAGCACGCAAAGGACGGCAGCGTAAAGAAGGACAAGGACGGAGAGCCAAAGGCAAAGACATCGCACTCGCTCAACCCGGTACCGGGAATCATCTATGACCCTGAATACAAGGGCGAATACGACAACACCAAGCTCAACGACGGACTTGGAATCTCATCCTGGCCTGCAACAATAATGAATCTTATGGGCTATGTTCCGCCGACGGACTACGACAAGAGCATGGTCAACTTGAAGTAGGCACAACAATAAGCGCATAACAAAGGGCATCCCAAAAACGGATGCCCTTTGTTTTTTATTTTATTCTACTTGTTACTTGTTCAAAAGATATTCCGCGACAGCCTCGTAAGCCGGAATTGAAAGCGGGTCGATGTACTTGTTCGAGGCGTAGTAAGTCGAGGCAAAGCGCGCAATAACCATCTGCGCCGCCGGATCAATGTAGATTGCCTGCCCATGAACGCCGCGCGCCATGTATGCACCGTGCGAGTTGTTCGTAATCCACCACATATTGTGATAGCTCCAGCCCTGCAATTTCGGATAATCGCCTTTTGCAAACGTTGCCTTGTACTCATCGGAAGAGCCTCCGGTCGCAATGTAGTTTACAGCTATTTCAGGAATAACCTGCCTGCCGTTCAGCCTTCCGCCGTTTCTCATCATCTCGCCGAAAGCCGCCATATCGCGAAGGTTCAAGTCAAAGCCGCCGCCTGCAAACGCGATTCCAGAAGGGTCAACCTGGTAGTAGCCGTCGTAATGCGCGCCAAGAGGCTTCCAAATCATCCCGGAAACCATATCAGCAAGCCCCTGCCCTGTTACGCGCGAGCAAATCCAGGCAAGAAGCTCTGTGTTCACGGTTCTGTAGCCGAAAGCGTCTCCGTGTTCTGAATCAGGAAGTTTTTTTACAGTTGCAAGGTATTCGTAGTAATTCTGCGGGCCTGTGTAGTCTGCCGGGCGGAACACGTTTCCTGCCACAGAGTAAGCCCAGATTTCCGCGTTCGGGTTGTTGTAGTCCTCGCTGTATTTTACCGCGGTCGTCATGTCCATAACCTCTTGGACAGTCGCATCCGCGAAGCCTGAATCCTTTAGCTCTGGAATGTATTCAACGACTTTCTTTGACGGCTCAAGTTTGCCTTCAGCAACAAGAATAGAAGCGATTGTTCCAGTAAACGATTTGCTCACCGACATCGCCGCGTGAAGTCCGTCCGGCTTTAAGCCTGCCGGGTATTTTTCATAGACGATTTTTCCCTTGTGCATGACTATGATTCCGTCTGTATAATTCGCACCAAGCGACTCTTCAAAAGTCATCGTCTTGTCTGAATCCCACGGTGTGAATGTTACGTTTCCAATTGCCGGGTCAAGCTTTGTCTTTAGCTGATATTTTTTGCCATTGCCTGACGAGACATTCCGTGTAGGAAAAAACTCCCTCATGTGGTTCACGCTGTAGCGCAAAGCCGGAAACTCAAAGAACGATCCGTCCGAAGCATGAAGCGTTTTTTCCTGAGACGGCGGAAATCCTTTCATCCAGCCCATAACGTCGGGCACGGTCTGCTCTGCGGTAGGATAATTCTGGGCAAAGCCAAGAGAGCCAGCCAAAGCCAGCGCGGAAAATAAAACGGTTGCTTTCATAGCATTCCTCCTTAGTTAATATGATAGGTATTACTAAAAAGATAAGCATAAAGAGAGTGAACGGCAAATTTAGGATATTATAAAAAGATAGTGATTTCTATAGAGTGTCTATAGTAGCTCTCTATGGACACTCCATAGCGTCCATTATGGATACCTCATAGAGTGCTCTGTGGACACTCCATAGCGAACGCTATGCACAGTCCATAGCAGGTCGCTATGAACAGTGCATAGAGAATTGTTAGACTTAAACTGCTACGCCTTTACTGCTTTTAGTTCATAGGCATATCGGAGTTCACGTAAATTCTTTAAGATATTTACACTGCTTCCTGTATACCTTGTTCTGATTATGAGCGAAACATTGCCTTCGGCTACGCTTGACGGAACGCGGGCTATGAGCCGGGACGGCTTGTTTGCGGTGAGCTTGCGGGTTACTCGGTGCTCATTGCCTTCCATGTCAACAAAGAATACTCCCTGCTCTGTATCGGCTTCGTCCTGGATCTTGATTTTTTCACCTTCGATGATGACATCGTCTCCAATCTGAACTGTGCCATCCTTGTTGCCTGTAAGCGTATTGGTAACCGCTCCGATTACCGCTCCTCCTGAATCCTTGCATCCAGTTACCTTTACACTGATTTTGGAAGTTTCAGCGCGCAGGCTGGCGGAAGGCATAATGTCGAACGAGCACTTGTGTAGCGCAGTGTCGAACACGGAGTTTATGTCCTCGAATACTCCTGAAACCCTTGGAGAAAGGCTTCCCACTTCGTTTGAGTAAGTGCAGCCGGAAAGAGCATACTCAAAGACTTTTTTGTTCCTAAGCGAAAGGATATTCAGAATTGTCTCCTTCTTGATTTCGCTTCCTTCTGCAACAATCGCATCCGCGATGTCCTCGTCGCGCTTTGCCGCAGCAGGCACAACGTCCGCAAGCTGGTCGCGGTCATTGTCCTGTGTAAACGGGTTTGGTCTGAGCACAATGCTCCAGACATACTTTTTAGCCATTAAAACCTCCTTTGGTTTGGCGAAAATGCGGGGCTGCTACGCCCCTTAAATAAAACAGCCCGTGAGGATATTCCAAAAGGAGGAACTCCTGCACGGGCAGATTTGCGAGATTGTTATTACTGTGCTGTTCAAGCTGACTTTCTTTCTCTTCACGCTAAGAATTATAACATAGGTATTCCATGCACGCAAATAAAATATAATAAATGTTTACGCTTTGTCATCTTAGGGATTGCCCCAAAGCTCTATTGCATGGGATTCCCCTGTTCAACAATGACAAGGTTACCAGATTCTTAGGTTCAGCTTGTATGTGCCGGGGCGGACGCGGTACTGCTCAAGGGTGTCCGGACCGCAGGCTCCTGTTCCTACTCCTCGGTGGGCGGCGTCTATTACTAGAATCCACTTGCCTTCACTTCCTTTGGACAGGTCAACCAGTTCGCTTGTGTGGTGGCACTTGTACAAGTCCTGAGCTGTGTACGGCAAGAGGCTAAAGCTGAATTCTGTGTCCGACTGTACGTGCAGTGTCTTTCCGCCTCCTGAAAGCTCAAGGTACTTTACGCCGCACCTTAGTCCGTTTTCCTGCGGAACAATGTAAGGCACCTCAAGGTCTTTTATGTCCATTTCGTACAAGCCTTTGAGCGCGGAATACTTTCTGTCGCTATAGCATTCGTGGGGACCGCATCCGTACCATTTTGCCTTTGTAAATGCGCTGCTAACAGAAGCTTCAAGACCAATACGTGGATATTCCGGCACTGTACTGTTCAGGCTGAAGTCAGCGCATATTTCCATGAATGAATTGTCTTCCTGCCATGCCTTCTTTATAGCGCAAGAGCAAGTTCCAAAGTCAAACTTCTTTCCGTCCTTCTCTGAAACTATATGGAATACACCATGCGAGTCTTTTACGCCATGGGACTTGTCAAGCGCACAGTCCATCCAGAGCTTAGTAGGCTTTCCGATAAAGCAGCCGGGCACATTGTCGCTGTCAACTTTGTCGTAGAGGGCTTTTATTCCCTCATTTTCGGTGTAGGCATGGAACACTGCAGGCGCAAGGCTCAAGGCAAGCTGCTCGGCTTCCGTGGAAACGCAAGAGGCGCTGTCTGCAAAGCAAGTCCTGCCGGTGCAAATCAGTTCTTCGTCTGAACTGCACAGTTCGCCTTTTAAAGCCCAAGGTGTCTGTTCTGCATAAACAAAGTCGGCATGGAACACTATTTCAGCGCGGCTGTCTGCGTTAAGCACGCACTCACACACTTGAGGAAGCTCAATATGCATTGTTTTTCCAGGGAGAAGTTCTTTAAGCGGAATCTCACCCGATGCCTTTGCAGTTCCGTCAACTAGGCATGACCATTTTAAGCTTAAGAAGTCCAGCGGAACAAAGAAAGCCTTGCTTTTAACTTCAAAGATTCCCTGGGCGGCATGGATGGCTTTAAGGCGTACAGGTGCAAAAAGACGGCGGCATTCTTCCATTGCAGGCTTAGGGGTCTGGTCAGGGAAGTTCAGTCCGTTAAGGCAAAAGTCGTAGTCGCAAGGGCTATCTTCAAAGTCACCTCCGTACTTCCAGTATTTTCCACCCTTACTTTCACCAAGCTTTCCTTCCGGGGCATAGGCTGCTATTCCTTGGTCTATCCAGTCCCAGATAAAGCCTCCCTGAAGCCCCTGGGTTGACTCAATCGCATTCCAGTAGTCTGCAAGGCTTCCGTTTGCGTTTCCCATTGCGTGGGAATATTCGCACATGATTAAAGGCCGCCAGTCGTCGCGCTTTGTGGCATAGTCTACAATCAGGTCGATGCTCGGATACATCGGGGCAATGAGGTCGGTAAGCTGTTTTCCGTTTGCAAGGCAGTCAAGAGTGAAGTCTCCCTGATGAATCTGCGGGCGCACAAAGCCTTCGTAATGCACAATGCGCGTGCTGTCGTAGCCTCTAAGCCAGGCGGCTGTTGCCCAGTGGTTCTGTCCGTTGCCGCTTTCGTTTCCTAAAGACCAGCCGAAGATGCAGGCGTGGTTCTTGTCGCGGATTGCCATTCGCTGCACTCTCTGGATATATGAGTTGAGCCATTCCTCGCTGCGGCTCATAACATCATAGTATGCGTGGTTTTCGATGTTCGCCTCATCAAGGATGTAGATTCCGTAGCGGTCGCAAAGTTCGTACCAGCGTTCATCGTCCGGGTAATGGCAGGTGCGCACCGCATTGAAGTTGTATTTCTTGAGAGTCTTTATGTCGTGAACCATTTCCGCAGTGGAAAGAGTCTTGGCATTGGACTCGTTGTGCTCGTGGCGGTTCACTCCGTGGATGTAGACTTTCTTGGAATTGAACAGAAGCTCGCGCCGCTTTATTTCCACGGACTTAAACCCAACTGTAAATGAAGAGCTTTCTATATGCCTTCCGTTCTTTTCCAGAAGACTTACAGTTACAAGATAAAGCGACGGCGTTTCGTTAGTCCAAAGAGCAGGGTTTTCAATTACAATGTCTTTCTTTGCAAGCGAAAGGGTGTTGCGCACATCGAGGCTGCACGGAATTTTGCCGGACGCCACTTCTTTTCCGGGGATTCCTGTTGATGGAGTTCCTTCAATGCGGCAGACTTTGTATTCCACATCAAACTGCATTTTGTCCACTTCTGTCTGTGTCTTGTACTTGGCTTGCGATGTTGCAATGGCGACTTCAAGTGGAATCACGCCCTTCGGCTCTTCGCCTGAAAAGTCAATGTATGTCAACGCCTTTGCATCCTGAATGAAAACTTTTTCAGTTGAGTAAAGGTAGACGCTTCTGTGGATTCCGCCGAACCACCACTGGTCTTGGTCTTCAACATAGGAGGCGTCTGACCAGCGCACAACCTTTATAACAATTTCAGCGGACGAGCCTTTTATGAAATCAGTTATGTCGAATTCGCAAGGAAGCCTTGTGTCCTTTGAAACGCCGGCTTCAGTTCCGTTCACGTATACAATCGCAACGCTTTCCGCAGAGCCGATATGCAGAACTATACGGCGGCCATTCCATTTTTCGGGCAAGCTCACATTCAGCTTATAGTAGCCAGTGGGATTCTTTTGCGGCACAAACGGAGGCACGCAGTCAAACGGCATCTGGATGTTCGTGTAATGCGGAGAGCTGAAGCCCTGCATTGTCCAGGAAAGAGGCACTTTTATCTTCTGCCACTCAGTCTTTTCGTCCGGCTCATGTTCCGGGGAATCGAAGAAGCAAAAGTCCCATTCTCCGTCCAGGCTTTTAAAGAAGGAGCTTGTAGGCACTTCACAGGATTCAGGTCCTATGGCAGCCTCAATCTGCGACTTTTGCGACGACTCATAAGGAACAAGCGGGCTTCTCATTGGCAGCCTGTTTACTGATTGTATTTCTGGATTCTCCCAAACTCTTTTCATATTCACCTCAAGCTAAATAGTGTTTTTTCTTAACAATGCCGATTGTAAATCAGAATCACATAAATGCAACTTGGCGGAAGAACGAATGCGCAACCGTTGCCCATTTGGATATTAGAAAATTTGACAGATTAAATTTTGTGCTCCTATAATTAATCTCGTTAACGTTAACACAACGAATTTCGTTTTATCACTAGGAGGAAATTTTTATGAAATTGGTTTATAAAATTATGACCGCGGCTGTAGTTTCAGCCGGCTTATTTTTCATGGGAGGATGCAGCAAGGCTGAGCAGGAAAAGCAGCTTACAGTCTGGTGCTGGGATCCGCAGTTCAATATTTACGCAATGAACACAGCAGCTGAAATATACCAGAGGGAACATCCAGATGTTAAAGTAAATGTAGTTGAAACACCTTGGGCAGACTTGCAGCAGAAACTTATTACTTCACTTTCAGCAAATGACACAAAATCACTTCCTGACATCATCCTTTGCCAAGACACAGCAATGCAGAAAAATATATCAAACTATCCGAACGCATTTTATCCTTTGGACGGAAAAGTTGACATAAGCCAGTTCGCGCAGTTCAAGGTTGGCTACGGAGAGTTCAAAGGCAAGCACTATTCAGTTCCATTTGACAACGGAGCAACAGCTACATTCATCAGAACTGACATTCTTGAAAAAGCCGGACTCAAGCCTTCTGACTTCAACGATATAACCTGGAGACAGTTCCTTGAGCTTGGAAAAATTGTAAAGGCAAAAGCCGGTGTTCCGCTTCTTTCTTATGTAGGAACAGAACCTGACTGTATTTTCATTATGCTTCAGAGCGCGGGAAAATGGGTTTTTGACGAGAACGGAAATCCTTCTATGGTCGGAAATGAGGCGCTTAAGGAAGCTGTTTCAGTTTATTCAGAAATGATAAAGGAAGGCGTTTGCATTACAGTTTCTGACTGGAACGCATACATCGCAAGCATTCAGAATAGCTCGGTTGCGGCAACTATCAACGGATGCTGGATTGCAGGTTCAATCACAAATCAGCCGGCACAGAAAGGAAAATGGGCAGTTGTAAACACACCAAGGCTCGACAACATTCCTGGCGCAACAAACTATTCAAACCAGGGCGGCTCAAGCTGGATGGTTATGAAAAGCTCAAAGAATGCCGAAATTGCCTGCGACTTCTTGAACAAGACTTTTGCCGGAAGCACAGAACTTTACGAAACAATTCTTCCAACTTCTGGAGCAATTGCAACATGGCTTCCTGCATCAAAGACTTCTGTCTATGACCAGCCAAATGATTTCTTTGCAGGCCAGAAAATCTACAAGGACATTGTTGACTACGCCGGAAAAATTCCGCAGGTAAAATACGGAGTTTACAACTACGAAGCAAGAGACGCGATTGGAGTTGTTGTAAGCGACATTCTTACAGGAAAGAAAACCATTGACCAGGGAATAG contains the following coding sequences:
- the gpmI gene encoding 2,3-bisphosphoglycerate-independent phosphoglycerate mutase produces the protein MADTMHALEKNPNWKGRRGPVVLVIMDGVGYGKYVEGDAVKASRMKYLDWFTANCPHTKLKAHGTAVGLPSDDDMGNSEVGHNAMGCGRVFAQGAKLVGESIKSGKMFQDATWQKLIKNVNSKGSTLHFIGLVSDGNVHSHIDHLKAMIEEANKEGVKKIRVHALLDGRDVDPTSALNYITPLEEFLAGFAGCDYQIASGGGRMYMTMDRYNADWSMVERGWKAHVLGEGRMFDSATKAIETYRTEVPGVLDQDMHEFVIAKDGKPVGTINDGDSVIYFNFRGDRALEMTRAFETPAGGELPFDRKRVPAVEYAGMMEYDGDAHIPAQYLVNPPSIDRTMGEYLTKTGVHLMAISETQKYGHVTYFFNGNKQGKFDEKLEDYVEVPSDVVPFEQRPWMKCAEITDKVIEAIKSGKYDHIRLNYPNGDMVGHTGVFNAVVCSMEGMDLQLGRLKAAIEEAGGIMCITADHGNSDDMYEHAKDGSVKKDKDGEPKAKTSHSLNPVPGIIYDPEYKGEYDNTKLNDGLGISSWPATIMNLMGYVPPTDYDKSMVNLK
- a CDS encoding serine hydrolase domain-containing protein — protein: MKATVLFSALALAGSLGFAQNYPTAEQTVPDVMGWMKGFPPSQEKTLHASDGSFFEFPALRYSVNHMREFFPTRNVSSGNGKKYQLKTKLDPAIGNVTFTPWDSDKTMTFEESLGANYTDGIIVMHKGKIVYEKYPAGLKPDGLHAAMSVSKSFTGTIASILVAEGKLEPSKKVVEYIPELKDSGFADATVQEVMDMTTAVKYSEDYNNPNAEIWAYSVAGNVFRPADYTGPQNYYEYLATVKKLPDSEHGDAFGYRTVNTELLAWICSRVTGQGLADMVSGMIWKPLGAHYDGYYQVDPSGIAFAGGGFDLNLRDMAAFGEMMRNGGRLNGRQVIPEIAVNYIATGGSSDEYKATFAKGDYPKLQGWSYHNMWWITNNSHGAYMARGVHGQAIYIDPAAQMVIARFASTYYASNKYIDPLSIPAYEAVAEYLLNK
- a CDS encoding DNA-binding domain-containing protein, whose product is MAKKYVWSIVLRPNPFTQDNDRDQLADVVPAAAKRDEDIADAIVAEGSEIKKETILNILSLRNKKVFEYALSGCTYSNEVGSLSPRVSGVFEDINSVFDTALHKCSFDIMPSASLRAETSKISVKVTGCKDSGGAVIGAVTNTLTGNKDGTVQIGDDVIIEGEKIKIQDEADTEQGVFFVDMEGNEHRVTRKLTANKPSRLIARVPSSVAEGNVSLIIRTRYTGSSVNILKNLRELRYAYELKAVKA
- a CDS encoding glycoside hydrolase family 2, whose product is MKRVWENPEIQSVNRLPMRSPLVPYESSQKSQIEAAIGPESCEVPTSSFFKSLDGEWDFCFFDSPEHEPDEKTEWQKIKVPLSWTMQGFSSPHYTNIQMPFDCVPPFVPQKNPTGYYKLNVSLPEKWNGRRIVLHIGSAESVAIVYVNGTEAGVSKDTRLPCEFDITDFIKGSSAEIVIKVVRWSDASYVEDQDQWWFGGIHRSVYLYSTEKVFIQDAKALTYIDFSGEEPKGVIPLEVAIATSQAKYKTQTEVDKMQFDVEYKVCRIEGTPSTGIPGKEVASGKIPCSLDVRNTLSLAKKDIVIENPALWTNETPSLYLVTVSLLEKNGRHIESSSFTVGFKSVEIKRRELLFNSKKVYIHGVNRHEHNESNAKTLSTAEMVHDIKTLKKYNFNAVRTCHYPDDERWYELCDRYGIYILDEANIENHAYYDVMSRSEEWLNSYIQRVQRMAIRDKNHACIFGWSLGNESGNGQNHWATAAWLRGYDSTRIVHYEGFVRPQIHQGDFTLDCLANGKQLTDLIAPMYPSIDLIVDYATKRDDWRPLIMCEYSHAMGNANGSLADYWNAIESTQGLQGGFIWDWIDQGIAAYAPEGKLGESKGGKYWKYGGDFEDSPCDYDFCLNGLNFPDQTPKPAMEECRRLFAPVRLKAIHAAQGIFEVKSKAFFVPLDFLSLKWSCLVDGTAKASGEIPLKELLPGKTMHIELPQVCECVLNADSRAEIVFHADFVYAEQTPWALKGELCSSDEELICTGRTCFADSASCVSTEAEQLALSLAPAVFHAYTENEGIKALYDKVDSDNVPGCFIGKPTKLWMDCALDKSHGVKDSHGVFHIVSEKDGKKFDFGTCSCAIKKAWQEDNSFMEICADFSLNSTVPEYPRIGLEASVSSAFTKAKWYGCGPHECYSDRKYSALKGLYEMDIKDLEVPYIVPQENGLRCGVKYLELSGGGKTLHVQSDTEFSFSLLPYTAQDLYKCHHTSELVDLSKGSEGKWILVIDAAHRGVGTGACGPDTLEQYRVRPGTYKLNLRIW
- a CDS encoding ABC transporter substrate-binding protein, whose amino-acid sequence is MKLVYKIMTAAVVSAGLFFMGGCSKAEQEKQLTVWCWDPQFNIYAMNTAAEIYQREHPDVKVNVVETPWADLQQKLITSLSANDTKSLPDIILCQDTAMQKNISNYPNAFYPLDGKVDISQFAQFKVGYGEFKGKHYSVPFDNGATATFIRTDILEKAGLKPSDFNDITWRQFLELGKIVKAKAGVPLLSYVGTEPDCIFIMLQSAGKWVFDENGNPSMVGNEALKEAVSVYSEMIKEGVCITVSDWNAYIASIQNSSVAATINGCWIAGSITNQPAQKGKWAVVNTPRLDNIPGATNYSNQGGSSWMVMKSSKNAEIACDFLNKTFAGSTELYETILPTSGAIATWLPASKTSVYDQPNDFFAGQKIYKDIVDYAGKIPQVKYGVYNYEARDAIGVVVSDILTGKKTIDQGIEEAEKQVKFLMGL